The following coding sequences are from one Musa acuminata AAA Group cultivar baxijiao chromosome BXJ1-6, Cavendish_Baxijiao_AAA, whole genome shotgun sequence window:
- the LOC135677843 gene encoding auxin-responsive protein IAA25-like, giving the protein MRPMLFEPPFTRQEEGGTVDDHSQAMRAPSGLQSHLELSLGISSDTIFNVATGRVGEKRHRGGSGELPAAFPAPNGDLALHRRDEAMKRWSAADIHSGFVHPWSLAARQQKAVLEQAHRSPSLTRAAHPVGWPPVRASRKNIASANLVRAAEMDGEKDAKRPKLGEGEAAKSEIRSRSTMFVKVNMEGYVFGRKIDLKAHDGYQSLSRALCKLFRNFLSSNCLGNSEEQDDEAVDDGFILLYEDNEGDQMLAGDIPWELFITSVKKLYIAPSPKRNDTGGEPKKPTSSNN; this is encoded by the exons ATGAGGCCCATGCTGTTCGAACCTCCTTTCACAAGACAGGAGGAGGGAGGAACAGTTGATGATCACAGTCAAGCCATGAGAGCACCCAGTGGCCTCCAAAGCCACTTGGAGCTCAGTCTTGGCATCTCTTCAGACACCATCTTCAACGTCGCGACCGGCAGAGTTGGTGAGAAGCGCCACCGCGGTGGTTCCGGTGAGCTACCTGCAGCATTCCCAGCTCCCAACGGTGACCTTGCGTTGCACCGAAGAGACGAGGCCATGAAGCGCTGGTCTGCAGCTGACATCCACAGTGGATTCGTTCACCCATGGAGCCTTGCTGCCCGGCAACAGAAGGCGGTCCTCGAGCAAGCCCACCGTTCTCCTTCTTTGACAAG AGCTGCGCATCCTGTTGGCTGGCCGCCGGTGCGAGCTTCGCGAaagaacatagcgagtgcgaactTGGTGAGGGCGGCGGAGATGGATGGAGAGAAGGATGCAAAGAGACCGAAGCTGGGAGAGGGGGAGGCAGCAAAGAGCGAAATCAGATCGAGATCTACGATGTTCGTGAAGGTGAACATGGAAGGGTACGTGTTCGGGAGGAAGATCGACCTCAAAGCCCACGATGGCTACCAGTCACTCTCGCGTGCCCTCTGCAAACTCTTTCGCAACTTCCTCTCCT CTAATTGTTTAGGCAATTCAGAAGAGCAAGATGATGAGGCTGTAGATGATGGCTTCATTCTTCTTTATGAAGATAATGAAGGTGATCAGATGCTTGCTGGTGACATCCCCTGGGA GTTGTTTATTACATCAGTGAAGAAACTCTACATTGCTCCCAGTCCAAAAAGGAATGATACAG GTGGAGAGCCCAAAAAACCTACCTCAAGCAACAATTAG